Genomic DNA from Solanum dulcamara chromosome 4, daSolDulc1.2, whole genome shotgun sequence:
ATATCAATGAGAAGTCGCAGCGTGAAGATGGAACTGAGAAAGCAAATCCGAGATTGTTTAGAAGTCTAGTTGGTGGCTTAATTTATCTAACGCACACTAGACCTGACATTGCTTTCTCTGTTAGTGTTGTGTCCAGGTTTTTGCAAAGTCCAACAAAGCAACACTTTCGTGCTGCAAAAAGAATTCTACGCTATGTTGCTGGAACGACAAGCTTTGGTATTTGGTATTCTAAAGTGTCAAATTTCAGATTGGTTGGCTTTACAGATAGTGATTATGCAGGCTGCTTGGATGATCGAAAAAGCACTTCTGGCAGTTGTTTCAGCCTTGGCTCTGGAGCGGTGACATGGAGTTCAAAGAAGCAGGAGACAGTAGCTCTTTCTACGTCTGAGACAGAGTATACAGCAACAAGTTTAGCAGCACGACAAGCTTTATGGCTCCAGAAACTACTTGCAGATTTCAGTTACGAGTAAAAGGAGGCTACTGAGATTTCTTGTGAGAACAAATCATCAATTGATATGATTAAGAATCCCTCTTTCCATGCGAGAACTAAGAATATCGATGTGTAATATCACTTCATTCGGAAACTGGAAGCTGATGGAAGAATTGTGCTGATATATTGTGTGGCAAATGAGCAAAAAGCGGATATATTCACAAAGTCTCTTCCTCAGGCTAAGCATGAATTTTTCAGATTGCATTTGGGAGTGTGTGACTTTGAATCAAGGGGGAGTTCTAGTTGACTGATTCAAAAGTTGTGTCAGTATTTTTGGGAGTTTTCTACGTTTCCAGTTAGCAAGTTTTAAGAGTCCTAATTTAGTTGAAATAAGTTTGTTAGAGTCATGGTTTAGTGATAAGCTAGTGCCCTGTTTTTTCTCCAAGTTTGTTGGTCTACAAGTCTATTTAAATGGTTGTATTCTCGCTGGTTTTCAACCCAATAAGtttcttttcaaatatattGCTTGCAGCTTGCCTTTGTTAATCTCTTCTGCCAACAATACAAAAGCCTCATTGTGCTGAAGAAAAGAAGGAAAGCTCTTGTCTTCCTTCAGCATCATGCACAATTCTGCAGGAGCGTTATTGTGGAGGAGATCTAAGAGAGAAGCCACATGATATTTCATGAAGCAACACTTCTGGATCCCATGTACCATCAACAGTAAGCATATGAAATGGCACGAGCACAATTCAGCACACCTCCAAGAAACAGGATAGATCCTCCTTTACTTCGTCTAACACATATTGTGGTCTGTCTCCTAAAACTTCAGAAGATTTTCAGCTTGCTCTTATACTTCAAGACTCTGCTGAAATGTTCTCCAAGAGACACTATGAACGTGGAACGGAGTTACTAAGATTGTGTAACCTGTCTGCTTCTCCTACAGGTACTCCTGTTCAAAGAGCTGTGTATTGCTTTGGTGAAGCCCTTCGAGAGAGAAACAATAAGGAGAAGGGAACATTAGCACCTAATAGACCTGAAGGCGGGGAAGAGAAACCATTTGATTTGGAAGAGGTTCTGCAGATTCCAAAGCCTTTGGCATTTGTATGTTATCAATCATCACCTTTCTTCCAAGTGCCGCAATTTGCTGGAATTCAAGCCATCTTAGATAATATCAAGTCAGAAAACAGGGTTCATTTGATTGATATTGGAATCAAAATTGGTTCACACTGGGCAGTCCTCATGCAAGCTCTTCCTAATATAGGTGATTGTCCACTTGAGCTTCTCTAGATAACCGCTGTTGGAGCATCAAATCAGATGGTTGAAGAAATAGCACAGAGATTGTCATCTTTTGCTGCTGAAAACTTCAAGTTTCCCTTTTCCTTCAAGTCAGTGGTGTCGGAGCCATCGATACGTAGAGAAGCATATGGAAACAAGtcatcttattttaaaattcttcgTTCTTAAACTGATGTAACCTGAAAAACTAAGTTGTCAAAGACTTTCTActtctttgtttcaatttatttgtcttacatTCCTTTTTAGTCAATTTGAAAAGAGaatgttcttttcttttttggtaacTCTTTAGGTTCAACTTTTTACTtggcatgtttaagaccacaagactaaatgacattttggtatattatacttatctttagtttaagaccacaagattcaaaagttttcTTTGCTTTTTAAACTTTGTGGTAAGTCAAAactagacaaataaattgaaactgAAGGAGTATctctttattttcatttctaTCGCATGCATTGCTTCTCCTCATGCCTTAGGTCAACATTTTATCTAATTCTCATTCTTTAGTTCAACTCCATCTATTAAAATCTATTCCATAATTTCTACATTAAGGTCTTTATGTAGCAATCATGCTTGATCTATAGCTGTATGGACCTGCAATAGCTTAAATAGGTCATGTATCTCTTATGATGCTTGTAATTGCCCAATCATTCTTGTGTAGTAGATGAATGGACCTGCAATGCGCTTCTTTTAATGTATGAGTCACAAGAGAAAATATACACATGTAAATCCAACTTCCTGAACAGCCTTACTTTCATGCCTTAATGTGGCCATGAGAATGGAACAAGAACATACAATTTTATTGTTTCATCTACACAACCTACAAAGACCAAGTATAATGAAAGGCTTCAAATATCTTCTTTTCACTTGCTATCGCACACATCCTCTGTTGGTGTCAACTCTCTTTTTTTTGTCCCTGCTATATGTTACCCAGGAGACCAAGATAGCTTGTTTAAGTTACCATATAAGATGAAGATGCAACATTTGTTCAGCCTTACTTTGTCCAAATGAGCACGATTGGTCGTCTTTACAAGATAAGATAGATCCATAGAGAGATTTTCCTAAGTAAGTACATTCCATTAGATAATCGAAAATTTATATTCGAGTCTTCCTGTTAGCATTTCAATCAGAGAACAGAAGAAACTAAGAAAATCTAGTCTAAGAGTTAATTTTGTCCTGTAGAATTAAAGCCTTGTTCTTGGATTACatgttgtattatatgaatatagtATAGGGCTTGCACTTTcattatctatttttaaaaataaaacctCCAAGGTATTGCCGTCCTTAGGTTTATTCTCAATATTGTCATGGTCCTGTTCTTTGACCACATCTGTTTGGACTGTTGTCCTTTCTTCTACCAACAGCCTTTAACTAATGATTTAACTAAATGAAATGACATGATAGGGAGAAATTCTCTGTCTCAAGTAATTAGTATATTGACAAAGATGAGAATCATGCTGAAGCAGTGAAAGATGCAGAAAATTTTGAAGTTCCAAATAATCTTGACGGACAAAAACATGTTATCATATTTTTCAtgaggaaaataaggaaaacacCCTCCGGGAATTCTGAGGTGCAAGAGTAAGGGGAATGTGAATGAGATGAATTTAGATATGCCATGTCACATTTCTGGCCGCTCTACGGTTCTATCTACAACAACCATCATGAAAATTGCTAAAGAGAAATTACAACTTTATACCTCACAGAATTATGATGCTTATTCCATCATTTTTAGTCCCTTTATTGCAGATTTGGGCCTCTCTCCTCAAGTTAAAAAGGAAGTGGAGCTTTCTCTACTGCTTCTAGTTTCTGCTGAAATGCTAGCCAATCGACAGTTAGATTGTGCAAGAAAGTTGTTGAACTTGTGCATCAACTTTTCTCTTTCAGCAGGAAATCCAGTTCAAAGAGTTGTCTATTATTTTGCTGAATCTCTTCGAAGGAGGATCGATAAAGTGGCAGGAATACCAACTATAGCAGCAAACATTGATGCAGTGAATCCAAATAATATGGAAGAAGTTCTCATGGATCCACGAACTGATGTTATTGAGACTGAACAAATGCTTCCCTTCCGCAAAGTAACACAATTTACTGGAATTCAAGCCATCATGGACAGCATTAAATCATTCAAGAGGATTCATTTGATTGATCTAGGGATAAAAACCGGATCACAATGGACAATCCTTATGCAAGCTCTGGTTGGTAATGGTGAATGTCCACTGGAACTTCTCAAGATAACAGCAGTTGGAACCTCTTTGATTCGAATGCAAGAGGTAGGGAAGAGATTGACATCTTTTGCAGATACTTTGGATATACCTTTTTCCTTCAAAACAGTCATATCTGACTTGAGAAATATCAACAAGGATTTATTTGAGTCAAAGGTTGGTGAAGTTGTGGCAATCTATGCTGACTCGCGTCTTTGGACCTTATTAGCGTGGCCTAATCACTTGCAATCTCTGATACAAGTTATCAAAAGTTTGGATCCATGTGTAATGGTAGTCACTGAAATAGAGGCAAATACTAATACACCAATTTTCAACGATCGTTTCAATGAAGCACTGTTTTACTATAGTGCTATCTTTGATAGTCTTGAAACTTGCATAGGGTGGAACCATAATCACAGAGCAGTAGCTCAAGGAGTATATCtaggaaaaattattgaaaatgtaATCACATCCGAGGGAGAAGAGATGGTTCATCGCCATGAGAAGCTTGGATCTTGGAGGGCCTTATTTGAAGGATTTGGTATAGAGGAAACAGAACTGAGCCACTCATCCTTGTTCCAAGCAAAGTTACTGGCGGAAAAGTCTGCATGCTATGGTTTTTGCAGTCTGGAAATGGATGGGAAATCCCTAATTATTAAGTGGAAGGGAACCCCAATTAAGTCACTTTCTGCATGGAAGTTCCACCATGTCTGAATAACAAGGATACTAACAAGATagcttttcttttgtttttatgaGGTTGTTCCTCTTGTTTTGCTCGTGTTTTTTGGTTACAATGTCCAGCCTACTAGTGATGTTGTCCGTTCTGGGCCTAGGGCGATCTGACTTTAA
This window encodes:
- the LOC129884217 gene encoding GRAS family protein RAM1-like; this translates as MFSKRHYERGTELLRLCNLSASPTGTPVQRAVYCFGEALRERNNKEKGTLAPNRPEGGEEKPFDLEEVLQIPKPLAFVCYQSSPFFQVPQFAGIQAILDNIKSENRVHLIDIGIKIGSHWAVLMQALPNIDLGLSPQVKKEVELSLLLLVSAEMLANRQLDCARKLLNLCINFSLSAGNPVQRVVYYFAESLRRRIDKVAGIPTIAANIDAVNPNNMEEVLMDPRTDVIETEQMLPFRKVTQFTGIQAIMDSIKSFKRIHLIDLGIKTGSQWTILMQALVGNGECPLELLKITAVGTSLIRMQEVGKRLTSFADTLDIPFSFKTVISDLRNINKDLFESKVGEVVAIYADSRLWTLLAWPNHLQSLIQVIKSLDPCVMVVTEIEANTNTPIFNDRFNEALFYYSAIFDSLETCIGWNHNHRAVAQGVYLGKIIENVITSEGEEMVHRHEKLGSWRALFEGFGIEETELSHSSLFQAKLLAEKSACYGFCSLEMDGKSLIIKWKGTPIKSLSAWKFHHV